In Drosophila teissieri strain GT53w chromosome 2R, Prin_Dtei_1.1, whole genome shotgun sequence, the following proteins share a genomic window:
- the LOC122612719 gene encoding ribonuclease kappa-B has translation MFCGRTCCLFCLFMSSWGFIMLNVLGIFFYVQSLMLLESLPLEHQFNSMESFKEQADEAFQDVSTRCFVTAIVYLGFVFIAIVAIRRDNKRRKRLYKRGAMRARR, from the coding sequence ATGTTTTGTGGTCGCACATGCTGTCTGTTCTGCCTGTTCATGAGCTCCTGGGGCTTCATAATGCTGAATGTGCTGGGCATCTTCTTCTACGTCCAGTCACTGATGCTCCTGGAGTCGTTGCCCTTGGAGCACCAGTTCAACAGTATGGAGAGCTTCAAGGAGCAGGCAGACGAGGCCTTCCAAGACGTGTCCACCCGGTGCTTTGTGACCGCCATCGTCTATCTGGGATTCGTGTTCATTGCGATAGTGGCCATCCGCCGGGATAACAAGCGGAGGAAGCGTCTCTACAAGCGCGGTGCCATGCGAGCCCGTCGTTGA
- the LOC122612715 gene encoding uncharacterized protein LOC122612715 yields MRLFKARKSTDTYSTLAAQQQQQQQQQHQAADSSNISHSGNISSSSSNKTHTPATCSNRLNKSIVSSTSISSSLPDLHDKSPVMILSCTTLASNGATATTAVTATAAGTAATSAGALQQQHQPHQQQQHLQHQQQPLRTATPTCLLSGRQTPSAISVMSLQEATSLHRQQQQHQQQQQHQPPTIYVPVATKLGSNVNTGNSSATLLLSYGSTSSIASLQQQQQQHAAQYQQYVAQRLHAASSSCLYEKGAAAGAGAGSNKSSRSLTPNGHLPDYKLVTAMPVVVLDDEHKSNSLPPNEASRNSNISSSMNSSSNMNGSSNSNSLDVSNSNSHSGSSTSLASTTRNVFTWGKRMSRKLDLLKRSDSPAAAHKSHSDLRSLFHSPTHHKSGSGGSSGPSSAKASPSPTGGHQSSSGSTTSTLKKCKSGPIETIKQRHQQQQQQQSVQDVGTGQSQSAQSTPTHQFQAAARPQKALKNFFHRIGSTGMLNHRSHNLLKASEAAQQATPAATTLYRSSSTSQLSSSSYVKCDDPTEGLNLQREQREQRLPRIASLKSSSCDDIAKVSSCLTASTSSGSAAGSLASPPSGAAAGGGGTATSGQHDPSRRGAFPYAFLRSRLSVLPEENHGNVPGHLKQQIQRQREQHQQHQRELLQQEQTSSPLPQRRSPEQAMLNNVSRNDSITSKDWEPLYQRLSSCLSSNESGYDSDGGATGARLGNNLSISGGDTESIASGTLKRNSLISLSSSEGVGMGMGLSLGMGAPSTRNSSICSAPVSLGGYNYDYETETIRRRFRQLKLERKCQEDYIGIVLSPKTVMTNSNEQQYRYLIVELEPYGMAQKDGRLRLGDEIVNVNGKHLRGIQSFAEVQRLLSSFVDNCIDLVIAHDEVTTVTDFYTKIRIDGMSTQRHRLSYVQRTQSTDSLSSMQSLQLQQERMQGHNTEQEQEAQGEDQCDARSMASVSTMPTPMPLMQHRRSSTPRHSLDVGGPEHELLRRRARSSSGQRSLALTPTPLFASGSSSCSSSPNHRLLDNEKDPANDTDSYTPVYANRAASVCVASSLADDEKWQLLARKRCSEGSALSTTSNPQQFGQRTHYARNSINLANSHYRSLRFAHSRLSSSRLSLFMQAPPNSLTVGEGVANTPSSTATTTTDLTNQQQQQPNQQQTHQSLYIKHSPKSVSLFSPNPYVNASSSPASASTSASASSSLAPPAAALMHHRPSLPVAKLTIRDEEMAEVIRASMSEGSGRCTPKTITFFKGPGLKSLGFSIVGGRDSPKGNMGIFVKTVFPSGQAADDGTLQAGDEIVEINGNSVQGMSHAETIGLFKNVREGTIVLKILRRKLQKAKSMGC; encoded by the exons ATGCGTCTCTTCAAAGCGCGCAAATCCACGGATACCTACAGCACACTAGCcgcgcaacagcaacagcagcagcagcagcaacatcaagccgccgacagcagcaacatttcccacagcggcaacatcagcagcagcagcagcaacaagacACACACACCGGCAACATGCAGCAACAGACTGAACAAGAGCATTGTGAGCAGCACCAGCATATCGTCATCGCTGCCTGATCTGCATGACAAGTCGCCCGTCATGATCCTCAGCTGCACCACCCTGGCCAGCAATGGAGCCACCGCCACGACAGCGGTCACAGCAACAGCTGCCGGCACTGCAGCAACATCTGCCGGcgcgctgcagcagcagcaccagccacaccaacagcagcagcatctgcaacaccagcagcagccgttacgcacggccacgcccacgtgTCTGCTAAGTGGCCGGCAGACGCCATCGGCCATATCGGTGATGTCGCTCCAAGAGGCCACCAGTCTgcaccgccagcagcagcaacatcagcagcagcagcaacaccagccacccaccatCTACGTGCCGGTGGCAACGAAACTTGGCAGCAATGTCAACACTGGCAACAGCTCGGCTACACTGCTGCTCAGCTAtggcagcaccagcagcatcgccagcctgcagcagcagcagcagcaacatgccgCCCAGTACCAGCAGTATGTGGCACAGCGACTGCACGCCGCTTCCAGCAGTTGCTTGTACGAGAAGGGGGCGGCTGCCGGCGCGGGGGCGGGCAGCAACAAGAGCAGCCGATCCCTGACCCCAAATG GTCACCTGCCCGACTACAAACTGGTGACGGCGATGCCAGTTGTTGTCCTGGACGATGAGCACAAATCCAATTCGTTGCCACCGAATGAAGCCAgtcgcaacagcaacatcagcagcagcatgaacagcagcagcaacatgaacggcagcagcaacagcaacagccttgacgtcagcaacagcaactcgCATTCGGGGAGCTCCACTTCTTTGGCCAGCACCACGAGAAATG TTTTCACCTGGGGCAAGCGCATGAGTCGCAAACTGGATTTGCTGAAGCGAAGTGACTCGCCCGCCGCCGCCCACAAATCGCATTCGGATTTGAGGAGTCTGTTCCACTCGCCAACGCACCACAAGAGTGGATCCGGTGGTTCCAGCGGACCCAGTTCGGCGAAGGCCTCGCCCTCACCCACTGGCGGCCATCAGAGCAGCTCCGGCTCCACGACCAGCACCCTCAAGAAGTGCAAGTCGGGGCCCATCGAAACCATCAAGCAGCgacaccaacagcagcagcagcagcaatcggTCCAGGATGTGGGCACGGGACAGAGCCAGAGTGCTCAGTCCACGCCCACGCATCAGTTCCAGGCGGCTGCCCGCCCACAGAAAGCGCTAAAGAACTTCTTCCATAGGATCGGGTCCACCGGCATGCTGAACCATCGCTCCCACAATCTCCTTAAGGCCTCGGAGGCGGCTCAACAGGCCACCCCGGCAGCCACCACATTGTATAGGAGCAGCTCCACCAGCCAGCTGTCCAGCAGCTCCTACGTGAAGTGCGACGATCCCACCGAGGGTCTGAACCTCCAGAGGGAGCAGCGCGAGCAGCGTCTGCCGCGGATCGCCAGCCTCAAGTCCAGTAGCTGCGATGACATAGCCAAGGTGAGCAGTTGCCTGACGGCCAGTACAAGTAGTGGCAGTGCTGCCGGCAGTTTGGCATCTCCACCGAGTGGTGCAGCAGCTGGCGGAGGCGGAACTGCAACCAGTGGCCAACACGATCCCTCGCGTCGTGGCGCCTTTCCTTACGCCTTCCTGCGATCACGTCTCTCCGTTTTGCCCGAGGAGAATCACGGAAATGTACCAGGACACCTGAAGCAACAAATACAgcggcagcgggagcagcaccaacagcatcAGAGGGAACTCCTCCAGCAGGAGCAGACATCGTCGCCTCTTCCCCAGCGCCGATCCCCCGAACAGGCGATGCTGAACAATGTGTCACGCAACGACAGCATCACCTCCAAGGACTGGGAACCACTTTACCAAAGATTAAGTAGTTGTCTAAGTTCAAACGAGTCCGGCTACGACAGCGATGGGGGTGCGACGGGAGCCCGGCTGGGCAATAATCTGAGCATCTCCGGCGGAGATACCGAATCTATTGCCTCGGGCACACTGAAGCGCAACTCGCTCATCTCCCTCAGCTCCTCGGAGGGCgtgggaatgggcatgggtCTGAGTCTCGGCATGGGGGCCCCATCGACGAGGaacagcagcatctgcagtgCTCCCGTGTCGCTGGGTGGCTACAACTACGACTATGAGACGGAGACGATACGGCGACGATTCAggcagctgaagctggagcgcAAGTGCCAAGAGGACTACATCGGGATTGTCCTGTCGCCCAAGACGGTGATGACCAACAGCAATGAGCAGCAGTACAGGTATCTCATCGTGGAACTGGAACCCTATGGCATGGCCCAAAA GGATGGCCGCCTTCGCCTGGGCGACGAGATTGTCAACGTGAATGGAAAACACCTGCGAGGCATTCAATCCTTCGCAGAGGTGCAACGCCTGTTGAGCAGCTTTGTGGACAACTGCATCGACCTGGTGATTGCTCACGATGAGGTGACCACGGTAACGGATTTCTACACCAAAATCCGTATCGATGGCATGAGCACGCAGCGCCACAGGCTGAGTTATGTGCAGCGCACTCAAAGCACAGACAGCCTGAGCAGCATGCAGagtctgcagctgcagcaggagagGATGCAGGGTCACAATacggagcaggagcaggaggcccAGGGCGAGGATCAGTGCGATGCGCGTTCAATGGCCAGCGTCAGCACAATGCCCACTCCGATGCCGCTGATGCAGCATCGCCGGAGCTCCACGCCCAGGCACTCGTTGGATGTCGGCGGACCGGAGCATGAGCTCCTCAGGAGACGGGCACGCAGCTCCTCAGGTCAGCGCAGCTTGGCTCTAACACCGACCCCACTCTttgccagcggcagcagcagctgctcctcctcccctAACCACCGGTTGCTGGATAACGAGAAAGACCCTGCTAACGACACCGATTCCTATACGCCAGTGTATGCAAATCGGGCGGCAAGCGTGTGCGTGGCCTCCTCCCTGGCGGACGACGAGAAGTGGCAGTTACTGGCACGGAAGCGTTGCTCGGAGGGTTCCGCCCTATCAACTACATCCAACCCGCAGCAGTTTGGCCAGCGCACTCACTACGCCAGGAACTCCATCAATCTGGCCAACTCGCACTACCGCTCGCTCCGATTTGCCCACTCGCGGTTGAGTTCGTCGCGCCTTAGTCTGTTCATGCAGGCGCCGCCTAACAGCCTAACCGTCGGGGAGGGAGTCGCTAACACCCCATCCTCTACAGCTACCACAACCACTGATCTCACtaaccagcagcaacagcagccaaacCAGCAACAGACACACCAATCACTGTACATCAAGCACTCGCCAAAGAGCGTCTCATTGTTCTCGCCTAATCCCTATGTTAACGCCTCATCCTCACCAGCTTCGGCATCCACATCAGCGAGTGCCAGCTCTTCCCTGGCCCCGCCAGCCGCTGCCCTAATGCATCACAGGCCATCGCTACCGGTGGCCAAGCTAACAATACGCGACGAGGAAATGGCGGAGGTTATCCGTGCGTCGATGAGCGAGG GTAGTGGTCGTTGCACCCCGAAGACTATAACCTTCTTCAAGGGACCCGGACTGAAATCGTTGGGCTTCAGCATAGTGGGAGGTCGAGACTCGCCCAAGGGCAACATGGGTATCTTCGTAAAGACTGTGTTTCCCTCAGGTCAGGCAGCCGATGATGGCACACTGCAGGCGG GCGACGAGATTGTGGAGATCAATGGAAACTCTGTGCAGGGCATGAGTCATGCCGAAACCATAGGACTCTTTAAAAACGTAAGAGAGGGCACCATTGTGCTCAAGATCTTAAGAAGAAA ATTGCAGAAGGCAAAATCAATGGGTTGTTAG
- the LOC122612717 gene encoding histone-lysine N-methyltransferase, H3 lysine-79 specific, whose translation MSRFFIATKERLQRGLRFGQMLIHNTVPQQMAAKTPPAPAKAVKAKPPPPPSTKPPPKCPGGDKDMKRKPGYFASGGQHAVLSDCPKPEGDFMKAWAAKNSRYNLILISGALAAGGTLGYALSSGILCLNWTIPEYPYNEDEMEEFEIEEERRREEKEAREERHQDAVEARELGIRRRRAKEAMEREVDLMQRDMDGGITDAELDELQHLAAEREAFELWEKDELKRLEEQEKEREKIRKEKAKVKAERDKEREKKRKEKEAQLEKEEAEREKAREKARKEREKAQKEKEKEKEKADKEAEKARKAG comes from the exons ATGTCCCGATTTTTTATAGCCACCAAAGAGCGGCTCCAGAGGGGGT TGCGCTTTGGCCAGATGTTGATCCACAACACTGTTCCTCAGCAAATGGCCGCCAAGACGCCTCCTGCGCCAGCAAAAGCGGTCAAGGCCAaaccgccgccaccgccgtcCACCAAGCCACCACCCAAGTGTCCGGGTGGCGACAAGGATATGAAACGCAAGCCGGGCTACTTTGCCAGTGGTGGTCAGCACGCGGTGCTCAGTGACTGCCCCAAGCCGGAGGGCGACTTTATGAAGGCCTGGGCGGCCAAGAACAGCCGCTATAACCTTATCCTTATCTCCGGTGCTCTGGCAGCAGGTGGAACATTGGGCTATGCCTTGTCGTCAG GTATCCTCTGTCTGAATTGGACCATTCCCGAGTATCCGTACAACGAGGACGAGATGGAGGAATTTGAGATCGAAGAGGAGCGCCGGCGGGAGGAGAAGGAGGCGCGCGAGGAGCGCCACCAGGACGCAGTGGAGGCCAGGGAGCTGGGCATACGGCGTCGCCGGGCCAAGGAGGCCATGGAGAGGGAGGTGGACCTGATGCAGCGCGACATGGACGGCGGCATCACAGACGCCGAGCTGGATGAGCTGCAGCACCTGGCCGCCGAGCGCGAGGCCTTCGAGCTGTGGGAGAAGGACGAACTGAAgcggctggaggagcaggagaaggagcgcgAGAAGATCCGGAAGGAGAAGGCCAAGGTCAAGGCCGAAAGGGACAAGGAGCGCGAAAAGAAGCggaaggagaaggaggcgCAGCTCgagaaggaggaggcggagCGCGAGAAAGCCCGCGAAAAGGCGCGCAAGGAACGTGAAAAGGcgcagaaggagaaggaaaaagaGAAGGAGAAGGCCGACAAGGAGGCCGAAAAGGCCAGAAAGGCCGGATAG
- the LOC122612718 gene encoding uncharacterized protein LOC122612718, whose product MVVHMALIILLGSSSLLKPVKAVISSDIYGQLIGLVATHLNGSLSDFDTWTMDISASLNEEEQQRVAWNVPWSDILENQKSSLYLQNHLNTGNPFKLRLWMSFYWHLRRSRLLNELHLSNFARELRSLKSNHPELCNNNLQNMLQSLPRSLRLLVKTRRLCLEHTKELFYITAGNHLELGANGNCSIWQAEEEHHVHWLRLVNACDDRSLFFISMLSQGASHILFSAPNNGAKAFCVLQGMAYFEKALDTQSNCLWQLNDCRFLPMILPAINKN is encoded by the coding sequence ATGGTCGTTCACATGGCGCTCATAATACTTTTGGGCTCAAGCTCGCTACTGAAACCAGTTAAGGCGGTAATTAGTAGCGATATTTATGGACAACTGATTGGACTTGTGGCCACACATTTAAATGGAAGCCTTTCGGATTTTGACACATGGACTATGGACATCAGTGCGTCGTTAAATGAAGAGGAACAACAGCGAGTGGCTTGGAATGTTCCCTGGTCGGATATtttagaaaatcaaaaatcatcGCTATATCTGCAGAACCATCTCAATACCGGAAATCCCTTCAAGCTGCGGCTTTGGATGAGCTTTTATTGGCACCTCAGACGTTCCCGTCTTCTGAACGAGCTTCATCTTTCAAACTTTGCGCGGGAACTGAGGAGCCTCAAAAGTAATCATCCAGAACTGTGTAACAATAATCTGCAAAACATGTTGCAGAGTTTGCCCAGATCTTTGAGGCTTCTGGTGAAGACTCGTCGCTTGTGTCTTGAACACACCAAGGAATTGTTCTACATAACTGCTGGAAATCACTTGGAATTGGGCGCCAATGGTAACTGCAGCATTTGGCAGGCTGAGGAGGAGCACCATGTTCACTGGCTGAGACTAGTGAATGCTTGCGATGATAGGAGCCTTTTCTTTATCAGCATGCTGTCGCAGGGTGCATCACATATCCTTTTTAGTGCGCCCAACAATGGGGCTAAAGCTTTTTGTGTGCTACAGGGTATGGCTTACTTCGAGAAGGCGTTAGATACGCAAAGTAACTGCCTTTGGCAGCTAAATGATTGCAGGTTTTTACCCATGATATTACCGGCTATCAATAAAAACTaa
- the LOC122614484 gene encoding cuticle protein, with protein sequence MGLIKAAVKNPTNCQMLNRQLQPAKSMDRWRAGAGTVAGTGELGPPLDPSPLSTHECPRDETAWLRLRLKSPIQYGQICPPVLRSAVRSSQLAVRSRVQVRVRVRGLPSRGIKVTQCTQSTYSCNSSSKPSDSLSSASMKLLILTSLLAVATAAPGLLDYGHSAPDYSYAHAAPAITYAAAAPVIKSYAAPAITYAAPAPLIKSYAAPAISYAHAAPAISYAAPTVVKSYAAPVAVKVAAPATSYSHFSSVVSHATPIVKSYAAPAITYAAPAPVIKSYAAPAISYAHAAPAISYAAPTVVKSYAAPAISYAAPALVKSYDAPALSLGGYGYH encoded by the exons ATGGGGTTAATCAAGGCAGCCGTAAAAAATCCCACGAACTGCCAGATGCTGAACCGACAACTTCAGCCGGCCAAGTCGATGGATCGATGgagagctggagctggaactgTAGCTGGAACTGGCGAACTGGGGCCTCCACTCGATCCAAGCCCCCTCTCCACGCACGAGTGTCCTCGAGACGAGACGGcgtggctgcggctgcggctgaaATCACCCATCCAATATGGTCAAAT CTGTCCACCTGTCCTCCGGTCCGCAGTCCGCAGTTCGCAGCTCGCAGTCCGCTCGAGAGTgcaagtgcgagtgcgagtgcgtgGTCTGCCATCGAGGGGTATAAAAGTAACGCAATGCACACAGTCCACTTACAGTTGCAATTCTTCCTCCAAGCCAAGTGATTCGTTATCCAGCGCTAGCATGAAACTTCTG ATCCTCACCTCTCTGCTGGCTGTGGCCACCGCTGCTCCTGGACTCCTCGACTACGGACACTCGGCTCCGGACTACAGCTACGCCCATGCCGCTCCTGCCATCACttatgctgctgcagctccagtcATTAaatcatacgctgctccagCCATCACCTATGCGGCTCCAGCTCCGTTGATCAAGTCCTATGCCGCTCCAGCCATCAGCTACGCCCATGCTGCTCCTGCCATCAGCTACGCCGCTCCCACGGTGGTCAAGTCCTATGCTGCTCCTGTGGCGGTCAAGGTGGCAGCTCCGGCCACCAGCTACTCGCACTTCAGCTCG GTTGTTTCCCACGCCACGCCCATCGTGAAGTCGTACGCTGCGCCTGCCATCACTtatgctgctccagctccggTGATCAAGTCCTATGCCGCCCCAGCAATTAGCTACGCCCATGCCGCTCCAGCCATCAGCTACGCTGCTCCCACGGTGGTCAAGTCCTATGCGGCTCCAGCCATCAGCTATGCAGCTCCTGCCCTGGTGAAGTCCTACGATGCACCTGCCCTGTCCCTGGGTGGATATGGATACCACTAA
- the LOC122613445 gene encoding acetylcholine receptor subunit beta produces the protein MNNLIKGCCLCLLLVLIDQAESAQSSSTRFNVSFSQLDSCESYSVPNTGYGYRKFYMLRELSNNNRKAGERLHLKFYVLTAMDAHILLSVTNHPRLNDRVYEIVIGAGGNTFSAIRNAMGMRRVATSQEPNLVSPYEPTPIEIVQTQNGELFVYIPGFKKEPLLQFIDEAPLTINYLSFSSFGSNTARWFYDCGFDGYESEIAPIEKEETKTEKLLNQLNIQAENASLPANLSSVLFHFQTRSLAYEQTNSMLQTRMHMMMHWRDSRLGWKPADFDSLESFEHPELRIWKPQMYVLNGALQSMGQVLQSYELRVYANGSITLYAQNLQLASWCVDSARNWPSERVTCDIELGLIGQEGQQNVALIYDDQRKPIAPNEHVNTPSGWSFTQMSVVMVDNDSQRRYSPKGMMQKMSGDVAIEFTLQRNRNFYMTVFYVPLIACQMFVIMSFVLRSTRRSSLILIALLITAWGLMYMTRHASPHYVPPMMTAYKVIMMTTTYCYILHICIIWLELYPPRSKAPSWLVGLINCNVLRCILGLRLADSSDYCDIQENPWRHLAKILNNLSSILVIITFAIVDITSGI, from the exons ATGAACAACCTCATCAAGGGCTGCTGCCTGTGCCTGCTCCTAGTACTGATTGACCAAGCGGAATCCGCCCAATCGTCGTCGACCAGATTCAACGTGAGCTTCTCCCAGCTGGACTCCTGCGAAAGCTACTCTGTTCCGAACACAGGATATGGCTACCGGAAGTTCTACATGCTGCGCGAgctgagcaacaacaacaggaagGCCGGCGAGCGGctgcatttgaaattttacGTCCTGACCGCCATGGATGCGCACATCCTGCTCTCGGTGACGAATCACCCACGCTTGAATGATCGCGTTTACGAGATCG TGATAGGCGCCGGCGGAAATACGTTTTCCGCAATCCGGAATGCCATGGGAATGAGGCGGGTGGCCACGAGTCAAGAGCCGAACTTGGTATCGCCGTACGAGCCGACGCCAATTGAGATTGTCCAAACGCAGA ATGGCGAGCTGTTTGTTTATATACCCGGCTTCAAGAAGGAGCCCCTGCTGCAGTTCATCGATGAAGCACCGCTGACCATCAACTATCTGAGCTTCAGCTCCTTTGGCTCGAACACCGCGCGTTGGTTCTACGACTGTGGCTTTGATGGTTACG AGTCGGAGATTGCACCGATAGAGAAGGAGGAAACGAAAACTGAGAAACTGCTAAACCAACTGAACATCCAGGCGGAAAATGCCAGCTTGCCGGCTAATCTCAGCTCCGTATTGTTCCATTTCCAAACGCGATCCCTCGCCTACGAGCAAACCAATTCCATGCTCCAGACCCGCATGCACATGATGATG CACTGGCGGGACAGCCGACTTGGCTGGAAGCCCGCAGATTTCGACTCGCTGGAATCCTTCGAGCATCCTGAACTGCGAATTTGGAAGCCGCAGATGTACGTCCTCAACGGTGCCCTGCAATCCATGGGTCAGGTCCTCCAATCCTACGAGCTGAGGGTCTACGCCAACGGAAGCATCACCCTGTACGCCCAAAACCTCCAGCTGGCCAGTTGGTGTGTGGACAGTGCCCGAAACTGGCCGAGCGAGCGCGTGACTTGCGACATCGAACTGGGCCTCATTGGCCAGGAGGGGCAGCAGAATGTGGCGCTAATCTACGATGATCAGCGCAAGCCCATTGCGCCCAATGAGCACGTGAACACGCCATCCGGCTGGTCGTTCACGCAAATGTCCGTGGTGATGGTGGACAACGATTCCCAGAGGCGATACAGTCCCAAGGGTATGATGCAGAAAATGAGCGGCGATGTGGCCATTGAGTTTACGCTGCAAAGGAATCGTAACTTCTACATGACCGTCTTCTACGTACCGTTGATTG CCTGCCAGATGTTCGTGATAATGTCCTTTGTACTGCGTTCTACTCGTAGGAGTTCCCTCATCCTCATCGCCCTGTTGATCACAGCCTGGGGCTTAATGTACATGACGCGCCACGCCTCCCCGCATTATGTGCCGCCCATGA TGACTGCATATAAAGTTATCATGATGACCACCACCTATTGCTACATTCTGCACATCTGCATTATTTGGCTGGAGTTGTATCCACCCAGATCGAAGGCACCTTCCTGGCTGGTTGGCCTGATAAACTGCAATGTTCTACGATGTATTCTAGGCCTAAGACTTGCGGAT TCCAGCGACTATTGCGACATTCAGGAGAATCCCTGGCGGCATCTGGCCAAGATCCTGAACAACCTGAGCTCAATCCTGGTCATTATAACCTTTGCCATCGTAGATATTACGAGTGGGATTtga